AGTATTAAAATTAATCTTTGATTCATTGGTATTTATGAAAATGTAGATTGGAGATGGGTTTCGTACTCGCCCTCGGTTTGGGCTGCTGCAGTGCTCCTTTACACGTCGGAGGAGTACGGCGAAACCCATCGCCTCGTCGCACTCCTCAACGCTCCCAAGGTtcggatattttttatttatttattgttgtaaattaattttgttgtttgtttaagTGGccggtttaattaattaactaatcaaGAAATGTTGCTAATTAATGGATTATGTTATTATCACGTAGAATGAAGTCCAAGAATGCTATCAACTCATTCTTGAACAAAATGGTGGCGATGGTAACGGTCGAAAGCGCAAGAAATTGCATGCATTATTCTCGAACCACTCCGCGCCGCCGAGCCCGACCGGGGTGGTGGGTTCTTGCTTCAGCTGCGAGACGTCGTCGACGTCGGGCGCAGGCGACTACTCGGTGTCGTCGTCGCCGGAGCCTCCGCCGCGGAAAAGGCCCAACTGCATTGCTGCAGAAGAAGATGGGGATGGGGAGTGAGCAATATGCATGAGCAGCTAATCTCTAATTTACGTTATTAATGCAAAGTGGTGTATTATGTTGTTTATTATCTAAAGCCTAATGTTATGTAGTTATGTTGGAGCAAATTTTGAGATGGAGGGAAATGGGTGTTTTGAGAGGGaaaagaatagagagagagagagagagagagagagagagagagagagagagagaggaaagaaaaggaaaagggtaggagagatgatgatgatgatgatggtttGGGGGATTTTTCTTCATCTCCTCTAAAGTTGAAAACAGAAATGTCTCCACTACTGCTGCTACTACAATTCAACTGTTTACTCTGCCTCTTAGCTCTTGTCCTTATCAGCCATTTATCATCAATGCATGCTTTTACTTCTCATCCCATGAATGCTTCCCTCCATTtatgagctctctctctctctctctctctctctctctctctctctccacacaaTGTACTTTTCTTTCACTACACATGTCAGGTAAAAATATATGGCAACCCCTCACCACTGGCCATTTTGAGATGACCtcctttacttttctttttgaaaGAGTCCTTTCGTAAAAGAAAAAGTTCTGAATATCACACTTATATTGCTGTTGTGGAATTTTctcaatcaaattttttgaaaaaaagtttaaatatcatttatgtagtttcacattttttacaatagtattctgtaatttaaaatatatcaatatagtgcccaataattttatttttatctttttattatgaattctattatttttttcgttaaatcagtggcaaaattaaaactaaaggttactaaagtgactatttcATAAACCTAGGTgaggcatttgaagtttttagtatataatttaacgaaatattaacgaaaaagcttatgaaaaattaaaaatgaaaccacagaatactaacttgatacactttaaatcacatggtattaaaatgagaaagtgtgaaatcacagggtTGGTATTAGAAATTTACCCTTTATTTTAACAATCtttatattgtaaatatttatttatttattttttatttcatgctatttttttctcatatatATTACTTAACTGTTTTTTTGTTCTCGTCAATTTTATATTActgttggaagcgtgattttctcttataccaattgttggaactGGTATTTATACTGATACTAATTATCTAacccaaaatctaaaatataacaaaataatatggagaagagatattggaggaggaaaaagataactaaactaatactttattaataaaaagcaattaattacattctaGGCAACATCCATGTAGCCATGTCTACTATGGCTTATTCCTCTAATTAATACAtacctaactatatatagccatcaaatcATTACAGATAATAAATCCAAATTTACTTTGGATA
This is a stretch of genomic DNA from Ananas comosus cultivar F153 unplaced genomic scaffold, ASM154086v1, whole genome shotgun sequence. It encodes these proteins:
- the LOC109705358 gene encoding cyclin-D3-2-like, with product WRWVSYSPSVWAAAVLLYTSEEYGETHRLVALLNAPKNEVQECYQLILEQNGGDGNGRKRKKLHALFSNHSAPPSPTGVVGSCFSCETSSTSGAGDYSVSSSPEPPPRKRPNCIAAEEDGDGE